A DNA window from Chiloscyllium plagiosum isolate BGI_BamShark_2017 unplaced genomic scaffold, ASM401019v2 scaf_11860, whole genome shotgun sequence contains the following coding sequences:
- the LOC122547026 gene encoding lysosomal alpha-mannosidase-like — translation MAALVRRRSLYLLLSVCPFLLGPGANGGRCGYQACPAIKPGMLNVHLVPHTHDDVGWLKTVDQYYYGGQTNTQRAGVQYILDSVIAELQADPRRRFIYVEVAFFYRWWRQQSDSVKELVKQLVDEGRLEFVNGGWCMNDEATTHYSSIIDQMTLGFQFLNDTFGKCGRPRVAWHIDPFGHSREQASLFAQVREMLVKIQYLCLQTVGCLPPPARSRPYHFQLLCQHFLFNSLSGHNVVVPSDHYVVL, via the exons ATGGCTGCGCTGGTGCGGCGGCGGTCGCTGTATTTGCTGCTCTCTGTTTGCCCCTTTCTTCTGGGACCTGGGGCAAATGGGGGGCGGTGCGGATACCAG GCCTGTCCTGCGATCAAGCCCGGGATGTTGAATGTTCACCTGGTCCCTCACACTCATGATGACGTGGGGTGGCTTAAGACAGTGGATCAGTATTATTATGGAG GACAGACTAACACTCAGCGAGCTGGCGTACAGTACATCCTGGACTCTGTGATCGCCGAGTTGCAGGCAGACCCCAGGAGGCGGTTCATCTACGTGGAAGTTGCTTTCTTTTACCGCTGGTGGAGGCAGCAGAGTGACAGCGTAAAGGAGCTGGTGAAACAgctggtggatgagg GCAGGCTGGAGTTTGTTAATGGAGGCTGGTGTATGAATGATGAGGCCACCACTCACTACAGCTCCATCATTGACCAAATGACCCTAGGCTTCCAGTTTCTGAACGACACGTTTGGCAAGTGTGGCCGACCCCGTGTGGCTTGGCACATTGACCCGTTTGGGCATTCCCGGGAACAGGCCTCCCTCTTCGCTCAGGTAAGAGAGATGCTCGTAAAAATACAGTACCTGTGTCTGCAAACTGTGGGCTGCCTTCCTCCCCCTGCTCGATCTCGCCCTTACCATTTTCAGTTGCTATGTCAACACTTTCTCTTTAATAGTCTGAGCGGTCACAATGTGGTTGTACCTTCTGACCACTATGTGGTTCTGTAG